The stretch of DNA ATTTGTTTTCTTCCATTTGTCAATGTGATCGCAAGTTCATTCGCATCCACTCAGGAAGTGGTGGCAAGAAAGTTTATCCTTTTTCCACGTACATTTTCTCTGGATGCCTATCGCTATATTTTATCAACGCCTACCCTCTTTAAGTCATTAGCTGTTTCCATTGGAGTAACTGGTATAGGTACTTTAGTTAGTATGGTTCTCACAGCTTTAATGGCATACGGCTTATCTCGAAAATATCTAATAGGTAGAAATTCCATTAATTTTATCGTTGTGTTCTCCATGCTTTTCAGTGGTGGAATGATTCCTACATTCTTAGTTGTTAAATCAGTTGGTTTAATTGATTCTTATTGGTCATTAATATTGCCAGTTGCTATTAACGCTTTCAACTTAATTATCATGAGAAACTTTTTCCAAGCCTTACCTGATAGTTTAGAAGAATCGGCAAAAATGGATGGCTGCACAGATTTT from Neobacillus sp. CF12 encodes:
- a CDS encoding carbohydrate ABC transporter permease, with product MKKTKKNKKTKGGLVFPIINGTILILIALICFLPFVNVIASSFASTQEVVARKFILFPRTFSLDAYRYILSTPTLFKSLAVSIGVTGIGTLVSMVLTALMAYGLSRKYLIGRNSINFIVVFSMLFSGGMIPTFLVVKSVGLIDSYWSLILPVAINAFNLIIMRNFFQALPDSLEESAKMDGCTDFGVFVKIMLPLALPSIATISLFYAVTYWNTYMTAILYINDSIKWPIQVLLRQIVIVSSGMQAEGSSVDVVPPAQTIKMAVIVIATVPMLIAYPFVQKYFVKGALVGSVKG